AACACGATTGGTTTTGAAACGGCATTAATGTCGGCTGAGTTTGAAAGAATACAATCACGTCTGCCAATGGAACCGCTAAGTATGAAACGCTATGAACTGCCTCCACCACCAGCAGGAAAAATGTCAGAAGTGTCGGCCTGGTCGGAGAGTGTAGACAATTCGATGGCTCAACTAGAGCATCAAGCCGTTCGTGCTATGAATCTTGAATtaatgatggaatatggatgcgagaTGTGGAAATCTTATCTTGAGGTGCTTACGGCGATGCAGGCAAAAGCTCAAACTAGACTGGAGGCAATTAAAAAAGAAATTCAAGACGTGAATTGGAAACGGAAATCAAAACAAACCCAGGGAGGCGAGAAACTACGATCCCTTGAAGCCCAGTGGGTCATGCTAGTATCGAAAAATTACGAAATTGAGCAAGCTTGTGCTAAACTGGAGGAAAGGATATACCTGAAGAAACTTGAAAAAGGTTTATTGCAAGGAGTAGATGACGAAtgaaatattaaataaaaagaataattttatttttaaagccTTCTTGGAAAAGACAAAAAGAAATCAAAGGGAAGGGGGAGCTCATAATTTTATAAGTAAGATCGTCGCCTTCCAGGCTTACTAACATTCGACTCCTAACATCGCACATATGGCAAATATATGATCgagaataattgaaaaacaaattgaaatttttcaatgcaataactagtataaactgaaaaagcaaagccttggtattacattcctgtagtggaatttgaccttctgtttcaacagactccagagtgtacagaaccattgtatgactggtactacgattctacagacactatgaatcctttcaggtcggggtcGAACACACgaaaactggtttgtaagactagAGGCgtacaaaacagctcattttggtgaacagctccgaa
This genomic window from Malaya genurostris strain Urasoe2022 chromosome 1, Malgen_1.1, whole genome shotgun sequence contains:
- the LOC131437248 gene encoding pre-mRNA-splicing factor SPF27; amino-acid sequence: MAGEVLVDALPYIDLGYDDPGVREAAIAMVEEECRRYRPTKNYLEHLPTPNTIGFETALMSAEFERIQSRLPMEPLSMKRYELPPPPAGKMSEVSAWSESVDNSMAQLEHQAVRAMNLELMMEYGCEMWKSYLEVLTAMQAKAQTRLEAIKKEIQDVNWKRKSKQTQGGEKLRSLEAQWVMLVSKNYEIEQACAKLEERIYLKKLEKGLLQGVDDE